The following are encoded in a window of Sminthopsis crassicaudata isolate SCR6 chromosome 3, ASM4859323v1, whole genome shotgun sequence genomic DNA:
- the OR51G1 gene encoding olfactory receptor 51G1 — protein MLASGNSSLQSASFFLTGFKGLESLHGLISIPFCTIYLTVIVGNITILHVIRTDATLHEPMYYFLAMLALTDLGLCFSTLPTVLGIFWFDFREIGIPACFTQLFFIHTLSLVESSVLLSMSIDRYVAICNPLRYGTLLTPGRIVKMGLCSVLRSALLILPLPFLLKRFHYCRSHVLAHAYCLHLEIMKLACSSIIVNHIYGLFVVACTVGMDSLLIFLSYALILRTVLSIASREERLRALNTCVSHICAVLLFYIPMIGLSLVHRFGEHLPRIVHLLMSYVYLLVPPLMNPIVYSVKTKQIRQRIIKKIKKQQVMGAYELRGSLNLRNFHFTDSIGI, from the exons ATGTTGGCTTCAGGAAACAGCAGTCTCCAATCAGCCTCCTTCTTCCTGACTGGATTCAAAGGCCTAGAAAGTCTCCATGGTTTGATCTCCATTCCCTTCTGCACTATCTATTTGACAGTAATTGTGGGAAATATCACCATCCTTCATGTCATCCGCACAGATGCAACACTCCATGAGCCTATGTACTACTTTCTGGCTATGCTAGCCCTCACTGACCTAGGCTTGTGCTTTTCCACATTACCCACCGTGCTGGgcattttctggtttgattttcgAGAGATCGGCATCCCTGCCTGCTTCACCCAGCTCTTCTTCATCCATACCCTGTCCCTGGTGGAATCTTCAGTGCTGCTCTCCATGTCCATAGATCGCTATGTGGCTATCTGTAACCCACTGAGATATGGAACTCTCCTGACACCTGGCCGGATAGTGAAGATGGGGCTCTGTTCTGTATTGCGCAGTGCACTGTTGATCCTTCCTCTACCCTTTCTACTGAAACGCTTTCACTACTGCCGTTCTCATGTACTGGCCCATGCTTATTGCCTTCACCTGGAGATCATGAAGCTGGCCTGCTCCAGCATCATAGTTAATCATATCTATGGCCTCTTTGTGGTTGCTTGTACAGTGGGTATGGACTCCTTGCTCATCTTTCTCTCCTATGCTCTAATTCTTCGCACAGTGCTGAGCATTGCTTCCCGCGAGGAGCGCCTCCGAGCCCTCAATACCTGTGTCTCCCATATCTGTGCCGTACTTCTTTTCTATATCCCTATGATTGGTTTATCCCTTGTGCATCGTTTTGGTGAGCATCTGCCCCGTATTGTCCACTTGCTTATGTCCTATGTTTACCTTTTGGTCCCACCTCTGATGAACCCTATTGTTTACAGTGTGAAAACTAAGCAGATCAGGCAGAGAATTATCAAGAA AATCAAGAAACAACAAGTCATGGGGGCATATGAGCTGAGAGGCAGCCTCAACCttagaaactttcattttacagacagtATAGGGATCTGA